In Portunus trituberculatus isolate SZX2019 chromosome 10, ASM1759143v1, whole genome shotgun sequence, one genomic interval encodes:
- the LOC123501888 gene encoding elongation factor 1-alpha-like — MGKEKTHISIVVVGHVDSGKSTTTGHLIYKCGGIDKRTIEKFEKESSEMGKGSFKYAWVLDKLKAERERGITIDIALWKFETNRFYVTIIDAPGHRDFIKNMITGTSQADCAVLIVAAGTGEFEAGISKNGQTREHVLLCFTLGVKQLIVAVNKMDSTEPKYSEARFNEIKKELTAYVKKVGYNPTIVPILPISGFNGDNMLEKSDNMSWWGKQKIERKSGSYEYITLFDALDNIEPPSRPVDKPLRLPLQDVYKIGGIGTVPVGRVETGILKPGMVVNFAPTGPTTEVKSVEMHHEALTEAVPGDNVGFNVKNVSVKELKRGFVASDSKNDPAKEAGDFTAQVIVLNHPGQIQAGYSPVLDCHTAHIACKFAELIQKIDRRTGKEIEANPKQIKSGDSCIVKMVPSKPMCVETFQKYAPLGRFAVRDMKQTVAVGVIKEVNKKEASGKTTKAAEKALKKK; from the exons ATGGGCAAGGAGAAGACTCACATTTCCATCGTGGTGGTGGGCCACGTAGACTCTGGCAAGTCCACCACCACTGGTCATCTCATCTACAAGTGTGGTGGCATTGACAAGCGTACCATTGAGAAGTTCGAGAAGGAGTCCTCTGAGATGGGAAAGGGATCCTTCAAGTACGCCTGGGTGCTGGACAAGCTGAAGGCTGAGCGTGAGCGTGGTATCACCATTGACATTGCCCTGTGGAAGTTTGAGACCAACAGGTTCTACGTGACCATCATTGACGCTCCCGGGCATCGTGATTTCATCAAGAACATGATCACTGGCACCTCCCAGGCCGACTGCGCCGTGCTGATTGTGGCGGCAGGCACGGGTGAGTTCGAGGCGGGCATCTCCAAGAACGGTCAGACCCGCGAGCACGTGCTGCTGTGCTTCACCCTGGGTGTGAAACAGCTCATCGTGGCTGTCAACAAGATGGACAGCACTGAGCCCAAGTACTCTGAGGCCAGGTTCAATGAGATCAAGAAGGAACTGACTGCCTACGTCAAGAAGGTGGGCTACAACCCTACCATCGTGCCCATCCTGCCCATCTCTGGCTTCAATGGTGACAACATGCTGGAGAAGTCTGACAACATGTCCTGGTGGGGCAAACAGAAGATCGAGCGCAAGAGTGGCAGCTATGAATACATCACCCTCTTTGACGCCCTGGACAACATTGAGCCTCCCTCCAGACCTGTGGACAAGCCCCTGCGTCTGCCACTCCAG GATGTCTACAAGATCGGTGGCATTGGCACAGTGCCCGTGGGTCGTGTGGAGACCGGCATCCTCAAGCCTGGCATGGTCGTGAACTTTGCCCCCACTGGCCCCACCACTGAGGTCAAGTCTGTGGAGATGCACCACGAGGCCCTGACTGAGGCTGTGCCCGGCGACAACGTTGGCTTCAACGTGAAGAACGTGTCTGTCAAGGAGCTGAAGAGAGGTTTTGTGGCTTCTGACTCCAAGAACGACCCCGCCAAGGAGGCTGGTGACTTCACTGCTCAGGTGATCGTGCTGAACCACCCTGGCCAGATCCAGGCTGGCTACTCCCCCGTGCTGGACTGCCACACCGCACATATCGCCTGCAAGTTTGCTGAGCTGATCCAGAAGATTGACAGGCGTACCGGTAAGGAGATTGAAGCCAACCCCAAGCAGATCAAGTCTGGTGACTCTTGCATCGTGAAGATGGTGCCCAGCAAGCCCATGTGCGTGGAGACCTTCCAGAAGTATGCCCCTCTGGGTCGCTTTGCCGTGCGTGACATGAAGCAGACGGTGGCCGTGGGTGTCATCAAGGAGGTGAACAAGAAGGAAGCCTCTGGCAAGACCACAAAGGCTGCCGAGAAGGCCCTCAAGAAGAAGTAG
- the LOC123501891 gene encoding mediator of RNA polymerase II transcription subunit 29-like, with protein sequence MMQQQQTQHGATMTGIGSQQSQQTQQDPQQQQQQQQQPPSQQSQGQQTQQQQTQQQQQQQQQQQQQQQQQQQQQQQQQQQQQQQQQQQQQQQQEVKLDSISRVKNHYGQMKDALMEALSAVATNAGNNNQVDQGNRNAGEIQHAKFEENIEKFYTLCDQMELNLRTAIDSQLQAKASQLNTPNSINTPPVEVQKYVQYLATVRNQVVFAKDIHTALVDAARMTTSAMTTMENAN encoded by the exons atgatgcagcagcagcagacccaACACGGGGCCACCATGACTGGGATAG GTTCACAGCAAAGCCAACAAACGCAGCAAGacccacaacagcagcagcagcaacaacaacaaccaccgtCACAGCAGTCACAAGGACAGCAGACGCAGCAGCAACAaacacagcaacagcagcaacagcagcagcagcaacagcagcaacaacaacaacagcaacaacagcaacagcaacaacaacagcagcagcagcaacagcaacagcagcagcaacaacagcagcaggaagtTAAACTGGATAGCATCAGCCGAGTCAAGAATCATTATGGTCAGATGAAGGATGCACTGATG GAAGCTCTAAGTGCAGTGGCAACCAACGCAGGGAACAACAATCAGGTGGATCAGGGTAACAG GAATGCCGGAGAAATACAGCATGCCAAATTTGAGGAGAACATTGAGAAATTCTACACGCTTTGTGACCAAATGGAGCTGAACCTT aGAACTGCCATAGATAGCCAGCTTCAGGCTAAGGCATCCCAGCTCAACACACCAAACTCCATCAACACACCGCCCGTTGAGGTGCAGAAATATGTGCAATACCTTGCCACAGTCAGGAACCAGGTGGTGTTTGCCAAGGACATTCACACAGCGCTGGTGGATGCCGCCCGCATGACCACCAGTGCCATGACCACCATGGAGAATGCCAATTGA